In the Chlorobium limicola DSM 245 genome, one interval contains:
- a CDS encoding nucleoside-diphosphate kinase, giving the protein MERTLTILKPDCVRKQLIGAVIDKIERAGFRVVAMKKTRLTQETAGEFYAVHRERPFYGELVEFMSSGPCVPMILEKENAVADFRTLIGATDPAQADEGTVRKLYADSKGENIVHGSDSAENAAVEAGFFFSAEEVVRVD; this is encoded by the coding sequence ATGGAAAGAACGCTTACCATTCTCAAGCCGGACTGTGTCCGCAAACAGCTCATCGGTGCCGTTATCGATAAAATCGAACGAGCGGGCTTCCGTGTCGTAGCAATGAAAAAAACCAGACTTACCCAGGAAACTGCCGGTGAATTTTACGCAGTACATCGTGAGCGTCCGTTTTACGGAGAACTTGTCGAGTTCATGTCTTCGGGTCCCTGCGTACCGATGATCCTTGAAAAGGAGAATGCCGTAGCTGATTTTCGCACCCTTATCGGCGCAACCGACCCGGCTCAGGCCGACGAGGGTACCGTACGCAAACTCTATGCCGACAGCAAGGGAGAAAACATTGTTCACGGTTCAGACTCGGCAGAAAACGCCGCTGTCGAAGCCGGTTTTTTCTTCTCTGCCGAAGAAGTGGTGAGAGTCGACTGA
- a CDS encoding SDR family NAD(P)-dependent oxidoreductase: MSEMQVFNNKVVLITGAGGNLGKAVARAFSDAGATLALCDLYSGELDAVYRDSKVVQMLESDLRIPEAAETMAGRVIDRFGRIDVVAALTGGFTMGSPLHQTSPDVWEFMMKLNAGTLFNTAHAVVPYMRKRGSGRIITVGARTALAGKSLMASYTASKAAVIRLTESLSEENKRYGINVNSVLPSIIDTPQNRKDMPDADFSTWVSPEALADVILFLASDASRAIHGASIPVYGLC, encoded by the coding sequence ATGAGCGAGATGCAGGTTTTCAATAACAAGGTAGTTCTCATTACGGGTGCCGGCGGGAATCTGGGGAAAGCTGTGGCCCGTGCTTTTTCTGACGCGGGCGCAACTCTTGCGCTCTGCGATCTCTACTCAGGGGAGCTTGATGCTGTTTACAGGGATTCCAAGGTCGTGCAGATGCTCGAGTCCGATCTGAGAATCCCGGAAGCCGCGGAAACAATGGCGGGCAGAGTAATTGACCGTTTTGGGCGCATTGATGTCGTAGCGGCGCTGACCGGAGGTTTTACCATGGGATCGCCCCTGCATCAGACTTCTCCTGATGTCTGGGAGTTCATGATGAAACTCAACGCCGGGACGCTTTTCAATACTGCCCATGCGGTCGTTCCGTATATGCGGAAGAGGGGATCGGGCAGGATCATTACGGTTGGCGCAAGAACCGCGCTTGCCGGAAAATCTCTGATGGCTTCCTATACCGCATCGAAAGCGGCGGTTATCCGCTTGACCGAGAGCCTTTCGGAAGAGAACAAGCGGTATGGAATCAATGTAAACTCCGTGCTTCCCAGCATTATCGATACGCCGCAGAACCGGAAAGATATGCCGGATGCCGATTTCAGTACCTGGGTTTCTCCCGAGGCGCTTGCCGATGTGATCCTGTTTCTCGCTTCCGATGCTTCCCGTGCGATACATGGCGCATCGATTCCGGTTTACGGCTTATGTTGA
- a CDS encoding helix-turn-helix domain-containing protein, with product MEASRESNFSLEQLAGALKNARLQRNMSIDDASRHVGINRGFIEKIEEGDFSFLPGVYVLAYVKEYAGLLGIGNEDTFEQCRQALLARKEQRTSPDAPHTDWKGKHPLDTLVSRPSLLSGRTLLIFVSLLLVSGGLFFAGRMFLPFSSAPEQTTIISPDALLESDTAAVAERVFDKGFLPVMESSADSLSRDTTESATKESARSALIAKEVSLLADSVKRPLQPQSARRSLEVRIVEDQTWVKVIADDSARVYAGGQFKKGDVLRYEARSKFWVNIGRPSYVELYLDGKKLPPFSQRTLIFQ from the coding sequence ATGGAAGCAAGCAGGGAAAGCAATTTTTCTCTGGAACAGCTGGCTGGCGCGCTTAAAAATGCTCGGCTGCAGAGAAATATGTCCATTGACGATGCAAGCAGGCATGTCGGGATCAATCGGGGTTTTATTGAAAAAATAGAGGAGGGGGATTTCAGTTTTCTGCCCGGGGTTTATGTGCTTGCTTATGTCAAGGAGTACGCCGGGTTGCTTGGAATCGGAAATGAAGATACTTTTGAGCAGTGCAGGCAGGCATTGCTTGCTCGTAAGGAACAACGGACTTCTCCCGATGCTCCTCATACGGACTGGAAAGGCAAGCATCCTCTCGATACCCTTGTTTCACGACCTTCATTGCTTTCCGGAAGAACCCTCCTGATTTTTGTATCACTGCTTCTCGTATCAGGGGGACTTTTTTTTGCAGGCAGGATGTTTCTGCCCTTTTCTTCAGCTCCTGAGCAAACGACGATCATCTCCCCGGACGCTCTGCTTGAATCCGACACGGCTGCTGTTGCTGAACGGGTTTTCGATAAGGGCTTCCTTCCTGTAATGGAATCATCAGCCGACTCTCTTTCCCGGGATACAACGGAATCCGCGACAAAAGAAAGCGCCCGTTCTGCCTTGATTGCCAAAGAGGTTTCGCTGCTTGCCGACTCTGTAAAACGGCCATTGCAGCCTCAATCGGCCCGAAGGTCGCTCGAGGTGCGTATCGTCGAAGATCAAACCTGGGTGAAAGTCATTGCCGATGACAGCGCCCGGGTGTATGCAGGGGGACAGTTCAAAAAAGGAGATGTACTTCGTTATGAGGCCAGAAGCAAGTTCTGGGTGAACATTGGCCGACCCTCCTATGTTGAGTTGTATCTCGACGGTAAAAAACTACCTCCTTTTTCGCAGAGAACGCTCATATTTCAATAA
- a CDS encoding ROK family protein encodes MSQWAIGIDLGGTAVKAAIVSRKKGILKNRTVPTDTASGPEGIVSQLAVMIASLYTEASAELSRQDFSGIGFGAPGAVDIEAGTLSYPPNLPGWTTFPLRSELERALLAKLPKSVPVVIENDANAAAYGEAVYGAGRNFRDFLMVTLGTGVGGGIVLNRKLYRGPNGTAGEIGFMIVDFQSPAVHAGIHGTIEGMIGKERIVEYACGLIRDNPEAGSLLASLCGQDFSSLSPRHIEQAAKMGDQLSLAVWNHVGAILGTGFACVTSLMDIRKFVIGGGISAAGTLIFEPAYRQLLRSTLPSMHDGLELVPAELGNSAGIYGAAALCFS; translated from the coding sequence ATGTCCCAATGGGCAATTGGTATTGATCTCGGTGGTACGGCTGTCAAAGCGGCAATCGTGAGCCGTAAAAAAGGAATTCTCAAAAACAGGACGGTACCTACCGATACCGCTTCCGGCCCGGAGGGGATTGTATCGCAGCTTGCCGTTATGATCGCTTCGCTTTACACCGAAGCCTCTGCAGAGCTTTCCCGTCAAGACTTTTCAGGTATCGGTTTCGGAGCTCCGGGAGCTGTTGATATTGAAGCCGGAACGCTGAGCTATCCGCCCAATCTTCCCGGATGGACCACCTTTCCCCTGCGCAGCGAGCTTGAGCGCGCCCTGCTGGCCAAACTGCCGAAGTCTGTACCGGTGGTCATCGAGAACGACGCCAATGCTGCGGCTTACGGTGAAGCGGTCTATGGCGCCGGCCGTAATTTTCGGGATTTTTTGATGGTGACACTCGGCACCGGAGTAGGCGGCGGCATCGTTCTGAACCGTAAACTGTACCGGGGGCCGAACGGAACGGCCGGTGAAATAGGATTTATGATTGTCGATTTTCAGAGTCCGGCTGTGCATGCCGGTATTCACGGCACCATAGAAGGGATGATCGGCAAAGAGCGCATTGTCGAATATGCATGCGGCCTTATTCGTGACAACCCTGAAGCCGGCTCGTTGCTTGCGTCTCTCTGTGGCCAGGATTTTTCATCGCTCTCTCCCCGTCATATCGAGCAGGCGGCAAAAATGGGCGATCAGCTCTCTCTTGCGGTATGGAACCATGTCGGGGCAATTCTCGGAACGGGGTTCGCTTGCGTTACCTCGCTCATGGATATACGAAAATTCGTTATCGGGGGGGGGATATCGGCAGCCGGCACTCTTATTTTCGAACCGGCTTACCGGCAGTTGCTCCGCTCTACCCTGCCTTCGATGCATGACGGGCTCGAACTGGTTCCGGCCGAACTCGGCAACAGTGCGGGAATATATGGCGCGGCGGCGTTGTGTTTCAGTTGA
- the cysK gene encoding cysteine synthase A, producing the protein MKIYDNITETVGRTPLVRLHRLSRGCRADVLVKIESFNPLSSVKDRIAVAMLEDAEKSGMIVPGTTLIEPTSGNTGIGLAFACAAKGYRLMLVMPDTMSIERRKLMQFLGAELVLTEGSGGMNRAIAEAERLAESIPGSLILQQFRNPANPAVHRLTTAVEIWEDSGGMVDVFVAGVGTGGTITGVGEELKKHKPGVAIIAVEPYDSPVLSGGQPGPHKIQGIGAGFVPAILNREIIDEIVKVTNEDAGATARRLAAEEGILCGISSGAALYAALGIARREEMEGKMVVVLLPDSGERYLSTWLFEELP; encoded by the coding sequence ATGAAGATATACGACAATATTACAGAGACGGTTGGTCGCACTCCGCTTGTTCGTCTGCATCGCCTTTCCAGGGGGTGCCGGGCGGACGTGCTTGTGAAGATCGAATCGTTCAATCCTCTTTCGAGCGTGAAAGACAGGATAGCGGTAGCCATGCTTGAGGATGCGGAGAAGAGCGGCATGATTGTGCCCGGCACTACGCTTATTGAGCCTACAAGCGGCAATACAGGGATCGGTCTTGCTTTTGCCTGTGCGGCAAAAGGGTATCGCCTCATGCTTGTTATGCCGGATACCATGAGCATCGAGCGACGCAAGCTCATGCAGTTTCTTGGCGCTGAACTGGTTCTGACGGAGGGTTCCGGCGGCATGAATCGCGCTATCGCCGAGGCGGAGCGACTTGCGGAATCGATTCCCGGCAGTCTGATTCTGCAGCAGTTCCGGAATCCTGCAAATCCTGCTGTTCACCGGCTGACCACAGCGGTTGAGATATGGGAGGACTCAGGAGGTATGGTGGATGTGTTTGTTGCAGGTGTCGGTACGGGAGGTACCATAACCGGCGTGGGAGAGGAGTTGAAAAAACATAAGCCGGGGGTCGCTATCATTGCTGTCGAACCGTACGATTCTCCTGTGCTGTCCGGCGGTCAGCCAGGCCCGCATAAAATTCAGGGTATAGGCGCTGGATTTGTGCCTGCAATACTGAACCGCGAAATCATCGATGAGATTGTGAAAGTTACTAACGAAGATGCGGGTGCGACGGCACGGCGGCTTGCCGCTGAAGAGGGTATTCTCTGCGGAATCTCTTCCGGTGCGGCTTTGTATGCTGCGCTTGGTATCGCACGGCGTGAAGAGATGGAGGGAAAAATGGTTGTCGTGCTTCTTCCTGACAGCGGGGAGCGTTATCTTTCCACCTGGCTTTTCGAAGAGCTGCCTTAA
- a CDS encoding AI-2E family transporter yields MNRFTASKVVLLLIVFVISALFFAMIRYFFMAIFLAAIFSALSMPIYSRIERFVRGRKNLSSALTMISLFIMVFLPFTAVMGIVAVQAVNISRAAVPWIQAQLKEPATYNTMLQSFPYYRELELYREEILQKAAELAGTAGTFLFNSLSSITVTAMNELFLMFIFLYTMFFFLKDGRLLLEKIMYYVPLDESDQYRLLDRFLSVTRATLKGTMVVGLIQGSVAGLALHLAGIESALFWGTIMSVLSVVPVLGPPLVWLPAAIYLAVTGHYTEAAAVFLFCSIIVSQLDNVLRPILIGRDTQMHELMIFFGTLGGLGLFGLFGFIIGPIVAALFITVWEIYGETFSDYLQEVKRKSERRIDS; encoded by the coding sequence ATGAACAGGTTTACTGCCAGCAAGGTTGTGCTTCTCTTGATTGTCTTTGTGATCTCGGCGCTTTTTTTTGCCATGATCCGGTATTTTTTCATGGCGATTTTTCTTGCGGCAATTTTTTCGGCATTGTCCATGCCGATTTACAGCCGGATCGAGCGATTTGTAAGAGGACGGAAAAATCTGAGCTCGGCATTGACCATGATTTCGCTTTTTATCATGGTTTTTCTTCCGTTTACGGCAGTTATGGGCATTGTCGCCGTTCAGGCCGTCAACATCAGCCGGGCGGCTGTGCCGTGGATTCAGGCCCAACTCAAGGAACCGGCCACGTATAACACCATGCTGCAGTCGTTTCCCTATTACCGTGAACTGGAACTGTATCGCGAAGAGATTCTGCAGAAAGCGGCCGAATTGGCCGGGACTGCCGGGACTTTTCTCTTTAACAGTCTTTCGTCGATTACCGTGACAGCGATGAACGAGCTTTTTCTGATGTTCATTTTTCTCTATACCATGTTCTTTTTTCTCAAGGATGGAAGGCTTCTGCTTGAAAAAATCATGTACTATGTTCCTTTGGATGAGTCGGATCAGTATCGTCTGCTTGACCGTTTTCTTTCGGTAACCCGGGCAACGCTCAAGGGAACCATGGTTGTCGGTCTTATTCAGGGATCCGTTGCCGGTCTGGCCCTGCATCTTGCCGGCATCGAAAGCGCTCTGTTCTGGGGAACGATCATGAGCGTGCTTTCGGTCGTTCCGGTGCTCGGTCCTCCGCTTGTCTGGCTGCCGGCGGCAATCTATCTTGCTGTAACAGGTCACTATACCGAAGCGGCAGCTGTTTTTCTTTTCTGCAGCATTATAGTCAGTCAGCTCGACAATGTGCTTCGTCCCATTCTCATCGGTCGCGACACGCAGATGCATGAGCTTATGATCTTTTTCGGTACCCTCGGTGGTCTGGGGTTGTTCGGCCTTTTCGGTTTTATTATCGGCCCGATTGTAGCCGCTCTGTTCATTACCGTTTGGGAAATCTACGGTGAGACATTCAGCGATTACCTGCAAGAGGTGAAGCGGAAGAGTGAGCGTCGTATCGATAGTTGA
- a CDS encoding iron-sulfur cluster assembly scaffold protein, giving the protein MLQAGEWAYTEKLKEHFMSPKNIMQGENTDEFDGVGMEGNLQCGDQMMVVIKVDRDTEVITDCQWKTYGCASAIASTSILSEMVKGKTLDQAFHISPKEVAQELGGLPDNKIHCSVLGDKALRAAINNYYVRNGMDDKVKQEQAKTICQCMSITDHDIEEAVLEGARTYFELQEHTKLGTVCGQCKDEAEVLLEKFKHIHFGA; this is encoded by the coding sequence ATGCTGCAAGCAGGTGAGTGGGCATATACCGAAAAGCTGAAGGAACACTTCATGAGCCCTAAAAATATCATGCAGGGCGAAAATACCGATGAATTTGACGGCGTCGGGATGGAAGGCAATCTGCAGTGCGGTGATCAGATGATGGTGGTCATTAAGGTTGACAGGGATACCGAAGTTATTACCGACTGCCAGTGGAAAACCTACGGTTGCGCAAGCGCGATTGCCAGTACTTCGATTCTTTCCGAAATGGTGAAAGGTAAAACGCTCGATCAGGCCTTTCACATTTCGCCCAAAGAGGTTGCCCAGGAACTCGGCGGGTTGCCGGATAATAAAATTCACTGTTCGGTGCTGGGAGACAAGGCTCTTCGAGCCGCCATCAATAATTACTACGTTCGTAACGGCATGGATGACAAGGTGAAGCAGGAGCAGGCGAAGACGATATGCCAGTGCATGAGCATCACCGATCATGATATCGAAGAAGCCGTTCTCGAAGGAGCCCGAACCTATTTCGAGCTTCAGGAACACACCAAGCTCGGTACGGTTTGCGGACAGTGCAAGGACGAGGCGGAAGTGCTGCTTGAGAAGTTCAAGCATATCCATTTCGGAGCCTGA
- a CDS encoding cysteine desulfurase family protein, with protein MKVYFDNNATTPLHPEVKKELIEAMGMFGNPSSMHAWGREARANVEDARSRVAGFIGAHDDEIVFVGSGSEANNTVLSLFVCASNQCIPGTRMRSSIITTKIEHPCVLETSECLAHRGARVKYLNVDRYGKVDLDQLAGMLGDDVGLVSVMMANNEIGTLQDIETISKMVHECGALMHTDAVQAVGKIPVDVAMLGVDFLTLSAHKIYGPKGVGALYVKKGIPYCPFIRGGHQERGRRAGTENTLGILGLGKAVEMRQLEMESEEKRLAGMKAVLKKGIEERIDDIYFNGHPTDSLSGTLNVSFPGAEGEAILLYLDLEGIAVSTGSACASGSLDPSHVLLATGVDAERAHGSIRISLGRESTMQEVEYMLDILPKTIKRIRDMSTAYIKGGTHAASR; from the coding sequence ATGAAGGTTTATTTTGATAATAATGCAACCACTCCTCTGCATCCCGAAGTTAAAAAGGAGTTGATCGAAGCGATGGGGATGTTCGGTAACCCTTCGAGTATGCATGCCTGGGGCCGCGAGGCTCGGGCCAATGTCGAGGATGCCCGGAGTCGGGTGGCCGGTTTTATTGGAGCGCATGACGATGAGATTGTTTTTGTCGGCAGTGGTTCCGAAGCCAATAATACCGTGCTCTCTCTTTTTGTCTGCGCCTCAAACCAGTGTATTCCCGGTACCAGGATGCGCAGTTCCATTATTACGACGAAAATTGAACACCCCTGTGTGCTTGAAACCTCGGAATGTCTCGCTCACCGGGGGGCAAGGGTAAAGTATCTCAATGTTGACCGTTACGGAAAAGTCGATCTCGATCAGCTTGCCGGTATGCTTGGAGATGATGTCGGTCTTGTTTCGGTTATGATGGCGAATAATGAGATCGGTACGCTGCAGGATATTGAAACCATATCGAAAATGGTGCATGAGTGCGGTGCGCTGATGCACACGGATGCTGTTCAGGCGGTCGGAAAGATTCCGGTTGACGTCGCCATGCTCGGGGTGGATTTTCTTACGCTTTCGGCTCATAAAATATATGGACCGAAAGGGGTTGGAGCTCTCTATGTGAAAAAAGGCATTCCTTACTGTCCGTTCATCCGCGGAGGTCATCAGGAGAGAGGTCGTCGGGCGGGAACTGAAAATACGCTTGGCATTCTTGGTCTCGGAAAGGCCGTCGAAATGCGACAGCTCGAAATGGAGTCTGAAGAAAAGCGACTGGCCGGGATGAAAGCGGTTCTTAAAAAAGGCATTGAAGAGCGGATCGACGATATTTATTTCAACGGGCACCCGACCGACTCCCTTTCGGGAACCCTGAACGTTTCGTTTCCCGGAGCTGAGGGAGAGGCGATTCTGCTCTATCTCGATCTTGAAGGCATTGCGGTTTCAACCGGGTCGGCCTGCGCCTCAGGATCTCTCGACCCGTCTCATGTACTGCTGGCAACGGGAGTCGATGCAGAGCGAGCGCACGGATCCATCCGTATCAGCCTCGGGCGGGAAAGCACCATGCAGGAGGTCGAGTACATGCTCGATATACTGCCTAAAACAATTAAACGGATAAGAGACATGTCAACGGCATACATTAAAGGAGGAACACATGCTGCAAGCAGGTGA
- a CDS encoding ComF family protein, producing MKERLFHFLFPEVCIVCGKLLMPSEYGCCSSCMNAFETFPDCTAAGHTLLHSIESHFRGKCSFERAYCRYVYHRNSPLQKALHAMKYEGMFNLGKAFGRELGVWILDAVPSESIDCLVPVPLHPLKRIDRSFNQAEKIAEGMAEVFHKPVRSDILVRTVYTATQTGLAISERRKNLEGAFRTPLSDIPGRILLVDDVVTTGSTVVAAASALRNGGAGSISVAALALTGKE from the coding sequence ATGAAAGAACGGCTTTTCCATTTTCTCTTTCCGGAGGTCTGTATCGTCTGCGGAAAACTGCTGATGCCTTCCGAATACGGTTGCTGCAGCAGCTGTATGAACGCTTTCGAAACGTTTCCCGACTGTACGGCTGCCGGCCATACTCTCCTGCATTCGATCGAGTCGCATTTCAGGGGAAAATGTTCGTTTGAAAGGGCTTATTGCCGTTACGTCTATCACAGGAACAGTCCGCTTCAAAAGGCTTTGCATGCCATGAAATATGAGGGGATGTTCAATCTCGGCAAGGCTTTCGGGAGGGAACTCGGTGTATGGATTCTCGATGCCGTGCCGTCGGAAAGCATCGATTGTCTCGTGCCGGTGCCTTTGCACCCGCTGAAACGCATCGATCGTTCCTTCAATCAGGCCGAAAAAATAGCGGAGGGAATGGCCGAAGTCTTTCATAAACCGGTAAGGAGCGATATTCTTGTAAGAACGGTCTATACCGCCACTCAGACAGGACTGGCGATTAGCGAAAGACGTAAAAATCTTGAAGGGGCATTCCGGACACCCTTATCGGATATACCCGGACGGATTCTTCTTGTTGACGATGTGGTTACGACCGGTTCTACAGTAGTAGCCGCGGCTTCAGCCCTGAGGAATGGGGGAGCCGGGAGCATCTCGGTTGCAGCCCTTGCACTTACCGGAAAAGAGTAG
- the lpxA gene encoding acyl-ACP--UDP-N-acetylglucosamine O-acyltransferase, translating to MSSRIHATAIISPEAFLSAGVSVGPYSVIEEDVTIGEGTVVGPQVHIASGTRIGNNCRIHTGAVLAGEPQDLKFAGEKTYLYIGDRTVIRECVTLNRGTKASGKTVVGSDNLIMAYVHAGHDCVIGNHVVIANSVQFGGHCEVGDYAVIGGLTGVHQFVRIGRYTMVGGIARASLDVPPFVMAGGHSTFRYEGLNAIGLKRRGFSPESISRIRDVYRIVFQSGLLLSNALEKVEAEFAPEPEILEILGFFKSGTHGRKFIRPFNS from the coding sequence ATGAGCAGCAGAATACATGCAACCGCTATTATCAGTCCGGAAGCTTTTCTGAGCGCAGGAGTGTCGGTAGGACCGTACAGTGTTATCGAAGAGGATGTTACTATCGGAGAGGGTACGGTGGTCGGTCCTCAGGTCCATATCGCTTCCGGTACCCGTATCGGAAATAATTGCAGGATTCATACCGGAGCTGTACTTGCCGGTGAACCGCAGGATCTGAAGTTTGCAGGTGAGAAAACCTATCTCTATATCGGCGATCGTACCGTTATTCGCGAATGCGTCACGCTCAACAGGGGGACAAAGGCGAGCGGCAAGACCGTCGTGGGTTCGGATAATCTGATCATGGCCTATGTCCATGCCGGTCATGACTGCGTTATCGGCAATCATGTGGTGATTGCCAATTCCGTACAGTTCGGCGGTCATTGTGAAGTGGGCGACTATGCCGTTATCGGCGGCCTTACCGGAGTACACCAGTTTGTCAGGATAGGTCGTTATACCATGGTCGGTGGCATCGCGCGGGCTTCGCTCGATGTTCCTCCGTTCGTTATGGCTGGGGGGCACAGTACTTTCCGTTATGAGGGACTCAATGCCATCGGCCTGAAACGGCGAGGGTTTTCGCCTGAAAGTATCAGCCGCATCAGGGATGTCTATCGTATTGTTTTTCAGTCCGGTCTGCTGCTTTCCAACGCGCTCGAAAAAGTGGAAGCGGAGTTTGCTCCCGAACCGGAAATCCTTGAAATTCTCGGATTTTTCAAATCGGGCACGCATGGGAGAAAGTTCATAAGACCCTTCAACAGTTAA
- a CDS encoding 16S rRNA (uracil(1498)-N(3))-methyltransferase: MELFYALPGQIDRKAGLVMLDGDEYHHLVRVLRKKRNECIAVTDGTGTHFDVCITAIEKSVLSGTITAERPVARSATTVTVALSLLKAPPRFELFLEKATELGVSAVIPMITARTVAQPSGDRIAKRLIRWKTIILSAARQSGRYYLPDIIEPLPFGKVIGLSGYDRKLIPYERSPHTASDVRCTGGNLLFLIGGEGGFTAEEVLQARDAGFTEISFGRSVLRAETAGIFAVSMVRARLLEQTAEEWL, encoded by the coding sequence ATGGAACTGTTTTATGCCTTACCCGGTCAGATAGACCGGAAGGCAGGTCTGGTGATGCTGGATGGGGATGAGTATCATCATCTTGTGCGTGTTCTTCGGAAAAAGCGGAACGAATGCATTGCCGTTACCGATGGGACGGGAACGCATTTCGATGTTTGCATCACTGCGATCGAAAAGAGCGTTCTCAGCGGAACGATTACTGCAGAGCGGCCTGTCGCTCGTTCGGCAACGACGGTGACCGTCGCTCTTTCGCTGCTTAAAGCGCCGCCGCGGTTTGAACTTTTTCTCGAAAAAGCAACCGAGCTCGGTGTTTCGGCGGTGATTCCCATGATTACCGCTCGTACCGTTGCCCAGCCGTCCGGAGACCGGATCGCCAAAAGGCTTATCCGGTGGAAAACCATCATACTTTCCGCCGCCCGGCAGTCCGGACGCTACTATCTGCCGGATATCATCGAGCCGCTGCCTTTCGGCAAGGTTATCGGGCTGAGCGGATATGACCGGAAACTGATTCCTTATGAGCGTTCACCCCATACAGCATCGGATGTCCGCTGTACCGGAGGAAATTTGTTGTTTCTGATCGGGGGAGAGGGAGGATTTACCGCTGAAGAGGTTCTGCAGGCAAGAGATGCCGGCTTTACGGAGATCTCTTTCGGCAGATCTGTTCTGCGGGCTGAAACGGCAGGCATTTTTGCCGTCTCGATGGTTCGCGCCCGGCTTCTCGAACAGACCGCAGAGGAGTGGCTATGA